A window of the Aquimarina spinulae genome harbors these coding sequences:
- a CDS encoding phosphoribosylaminoimidazolesuccinocarboxamide synthase, with the protein MNTIVDTNYNFPNQKSVYKGKVREVYSINDELLVMIATDRLSAFDVVMPRGIPFKGQILNQIATKMMKETEDLVPNWLIATPDPNVAVGHLCQPFKVEMVIRGYLSGHAAREYKADKRILCGVSMPDGMKENDKFPEPIITPSTKADNGEHDEDISREEILSKGIVSEEDYLILEDYTRKLFQRGTEIAAKRGLILVDTKYEFGKTKDGQIVLIDEIHTPDSSRYFYAEGYEERQQHGESQKQLSKEFVRQWLISNGFQGKEGQQIPEMTDEYISSVSERYIELYENITGVSFIKEDVSDIQGRIEENVLDYLKTKS; encoded by the coding sequence ATGAATACAATTGTAGATACAAACTATAATTTTCCTAATCAAAAATCAGTATACAAGGGAAAAGTAAGAGAAGTATATAGTATAAATGATGAACTTTTAGTGATGATTGCAACTGATCGTTTATCTGCGTTTGATGTAGTTATGCCAAGAGGAATTCCTTTTAAGGGGCAGATTCTTAATCAAATTGCAACCAAGATGATGAAAGAAACCGAAGATTTGGTGCCAAATTGGTTAATCGCCACTCCAGACCCAAATGTAGCAGTTGGTCATCTATGCCAACCTTTTAAAGTAGAGATGGTGATTAGAGGGTATCTTTCTGGTCATGCAGCTCGAGAATATAAAGCAGATAAGAGAATATTGTGCGGTGTATCTATGCCCGATGGTATGAAAGAGAATGATAAATTTCCAGAACCTATTATAACACCTTCTACCAAAGCTGATAATGGAGAGCATGATGAGGATATTTCTAGAGAAGAAATATTATCAAAAGGAATCGTTTCTGAAGAAGATTATTTGATTCTTGAAGATTATACTCGTAAACTTTTTCAAAGAGGTACAGAGATCGCTGCCAAAAGAGGATTGATCCTTGTGGATACCAAATATGAGTTTGGGAAAACAAAAGATGGTCAAATTGTATTGATTGACGAAATTCATACTCCGGATTCTTCTCGTTATTTTTATGCTGAAGGATATGAAGAACGACAACAGCATGGAGAATCACAAAAACAATTGTCTAAAGAATTCGTGAGACAATGGTTAATTAGTAATGGTTTTCAAGGTAAAGAAGGCCAACAGATTCCTGAAATGACAGATGAATATATTAGTTCTGTCTCTGAGCGATATATCGAATTATATGAAAATATAACAGGAGTATCTTTTATAAAAGAAGATGTCTCTGATATACAAGGAAGGATAGAAGAGAATGTACTTGATTATCTAAAGACAAAAAGTTAG
- a CDS encoding glyoxalase translates to MENRESNLLAIRPQLLNARVSENMSNDEQFQNKTIRPIIKLQGGLLIEVFKNYIKKRKNTFYELSLEKRFDFIENAIQKDMKFRNSLKGMIIGQFTVEEYQIYMKNSSALNKRMMSIVKERLQDNIQLLEYKVA, encoded by the coding sequence ATGGAAAACAGGGAATCAAATTTATTGGCAATACGACCGCAGTTATTAAATGCAAGAGTTTCTGAAAACATGTCTAATGATGAACAATTTCAGAACAAAACGATTAGACCTATTATAAAACTACAAGGTGGTCTATTGATCGAAGTATTTAAAAACTACATTAAAAAAAGAAAGAATACTTTCTATGAGTTATCCTTAGAAAAACGCTTTGATTTTATAGAGAATGCGATCCAAAAGGACATGAAATTCAGAAATAGTTTAAAAGGAATGATTATAGGGCAATTCACTGTAGAAGAATACCAGATCTATATGAAAAACTCTTCTGCATTAAACAAACGAATGATGAGTATCGTAAAAGAGCGCCTACAAGATAATATACAATTGTTAGAGTATAAGGTGGCATAA